The DNA window ACGCTGGTCAGAACTCTCTGGAGCGGAGTCTCGCTCAATGCCGGTGCTTACACCAAATATTGGGATGGGCTCGACGATAAGGGGCAGACGGCTGCCAACGCGACGTACGATATTCGGCTTATATCGAACAACGTTTCCTACACCTGGGAGGGCGTAATTGGTAACTCGTCGTTTGGTAACAGTCAGGGCAACGGGCTGCAACGGGCTTTCATCCGTACCAAAGGTATGGCCATTGCGGGTGACTATGCGTATTACGGAGCTGGTTACGCCGAAGGGAACCCGTCGCAGGCTCGGTTTGCGTTGTCGAATCCGCAACAACGTCTCGACTTTTTCCCGAAAGGCAGTACCGATCAGGCTACGCTTTTCGTAGCGACAGACGGTAAGCTTGTTTACTGGGCGGGCTATGATGGCTACGACAATGGTAATAAGTGGTTTGTGTTTGCTACGCGTACCGCCGACAATGGTGAGCAGTCGTTCGCGAACGGACAGGCGCTGAAAATGGCGATGGGCCGGACCTACGCGTCGGCAATCGACGTCATCAACGGAGCGGCCGGGGTAGTAACGGGAATGGCCGTTCAAAAAAACGGGAAGTACCTGTTTGTGTCGCACAAGAGCCGGCATCAGATACGGGTGCTGGATAAAACGACTGGTAACCTGGTGCAGTCGCTGTTTTTCAACGATGCGGCCGGGCTGTCCGTCGATGGTCAGGATAATTTGTGGATCATCAACGGAAACACGGTTAGCCGATTCACGGTAAATAATGATGGGACGCTGAGTAACGCGACGCTGTCGCTGTCGGGGTTGAATTCGCCGATGGCACTGGCCGTATCGCCCGATAATCAGACGGTAGTGGTTGCCGATGGTGGCGATAGTCAGCAGGTAAAGGCGTACAGCAACAGCACCGGTGCGTCAGTCTGGACACTTGGGCAGGCGGGTGGCTATCGAACCGATCCGACTGTTGCCAACGACAAATTTTACTTCTCCGATGCCAGCGGTGGTATCAACGACACGTTCGTCGCGTTTGCGCCCGATGGGTCGTTTTGGGTTGGGGATTCGGGTAATTACCGGGTGCAGCACTATTCGGCAGGTCGCAGCTACATCGACCGGATCATGTACCTTCAAAACAACTACAGCAGCTTCATTGACCAGAATAACCCCAATCGGCTGTTCGCCGAATTTCTGGAATTCGCTGTCGATTATTCGAAGCCATTGGGTGGTACCAACGGTTCCTGGACGCTGGTGAAGAACTGGCGGGCAGCCATGCCGGCCAACTATTTCGAGTCGCTTACGATCAACCATACGTACATCACCAACATTTTTCGGGACGTACTGACGCTGTCCAATGGGCGGGTATACGGCTTTCTGCGTCGGTTCAACGATAACAAGTGGGTGCTGGCTGAACTGCCTGCCAATGGACCGTTGCGTATAACAAAGATCGCGTTCGATGCCCAGAACCGCTACACTTACCACATCGCCAGCGACGGATCGCTGCGGCAGTCCGCCAACAATATAAACGGAACGTCGGGGTCGGTGGTCTGGGAATCGCGCCGGCTGACGGGCTTCGATGCTGATAACGATCCGGTCTGGGCACCCGCTACCTCATACGCCAGCGCGCCGGTCAACTCGGGTGGTGAGCCCATCAACTGGTACGGTGGACAAAGCCGTACGGGCGAGACGACTTCGTCGGGTGTTGTGGTCTCCTTCGACGAGGGTAAAATCAACGGGCCTACGGGAGCCGGCTATCACCTGGGCGGGCTGCGGGTAGGCGACAACAAGTGGCTTTGGAAAACGGCGATGGCAACTACTGCCGCTTACAAAGGACCCTACCCTAACGACGGAGCTTACGACGTAGGAAATGGTGTGGAGTACGGTGGGGGCGGCATCGCCGTGCTGGACCGATCTATCTTCTGGAATTACCACGGCGAGTTCTGGAAAGGTAGTCAGGTCAACAAGTGGCAGCACGTATACGATAACGGGCTGTTGCTGGGTATTTTCGGGAAAACCGGCCCCGAAGTGAGGATCGAAGCGCCGGACGGCCGGCCGGTGGCGGGCATGGCTGGTAACGTGTATTTCGGAACGGCTGTGCGGGCGTCGAATGGCGTTACCTACCTGTACCACGGCGAAGAGTCGGGCTGGGGTGGCATACACCGCTGGCGCATCGACAATATGCAGTCTATTCAGGAGCAGGTTATCGGGCTTAAATCGCTCGACAGCTACGCGGTATCGACTACCACACCCGGTACGGAAGGCATCGATCTGCTCAGCGGGTTGTCGCCGTCGAGTGTATTGCAGGACGGAACGGCGGGCTGGAACCGAAACCCGGCTGCGGAGAATACGGCGGGAGCTGATAATAAATGGACGGCAAAAACCAGTATTATGAGTTATGATCGGTTTGCCAGCCCCGACCTATATGTGAATTTCTCAAAAGCGTCCACCCAGTACACCGTTACGCGCGATCTGGGCAACAACACCAACCTGGGTAGCTGGAGTTTGCAGGGCGTAATCAGCTTCGACAATACGAACCCCAACAACGGTACGCCCGGACAGTCGGATTCGGGTGGGTCGTATTTCGAGGTACTCGACAACGCCGGGAAAGTGCTGGCGCGGCTGTATAATCAGGTGTTTTTCGATCAGGCAGGTACGCCGGTTAAAACAATGGGTAACGGCCAGCAGATTGCGCAGGGCTATTATTTCGATCCCGCATCGGCCGTAGGTTCTGCCGCTGATGCCATAAACATCAGCCTGAGCAATGGGTCGCTGACTATCAAGTACCGGGATTATCCGGCCGTAACGACCGGCGCGCTTGAGGCCGGGGGCAACCTTCAGAACCCGCGCACGGTCCGGCTGTTTTTCTGGTGCAACGGGCGTAACTACGAACGCACGATCGATATTCAGCAACTACGCTTCATTACAGGAGTCACGACCGCCAGTGTGGCGCCGACCCCAACCCCAACGCCGACGACACCAACTTTCGCAACGTCGGGTAAGGTGTATACCATCAAAGCAAAGCAAAGCGCTAAGTTCATAGATGTCTCCGGGCAGTCAGTGGCTGATGGTGAATCGATTATCCAATGGACGTACAACGGTGGAAAAAACCAACAGTGGAAATTAACGCAGGCTACGGGTAGCTATTTCACGTTTCAGTCGGTAAACAGCGGGAAAGTGCTGGATATAGTATCTGCCTCGACTGCCGACGGTGCGAAGGTGAATCAGTGGTCGGCTAATGGGCAGACAAACCAGCAGTTCAAATTGGTCGATGCGGGTAGCGGGTACGTTAACATCGTCGTCAACAACAGTCAGAAATGTCTGGACATAACCAACCAATCGACGGCCGACGGCGCGGCTATCGTGCAAAACACCTGTGGAGGAAGCGACAGTCAGAAATTCCTGCTCTCGGAAATCGCGTCGGGTTCGGGCCGGCTGTCGGCGGTGGATATCCAGCCGGAAGCGGGTTTTAACTTGTTTGCTTACCCGAATCCGGCGACGGACCTGATAACGATTACGGGGGCAAAAGATCAGCTCGTGACATTCACCGATCTGACGGGCCATACGCTGCTGGAAGTTACCTGCGTCAGCGATGCCGAGCAGGTGTCGGTGCAGTCACTGCCGATGGGTTCGTACATCGTCCGGCGGCACAGCGCGCTTAACCCTGTAAGCCAGAAACTGCTGATCGTGCGATAGGCGAACTACTTGAACAGTTCGTCGAAGGTCAGGCCCAGATAGTACATCGCCCCGATGCGGGCGAGGCCGTATCCCTGCGCGTAGTAGGTGTTGAAGAGGTTGGTGCCGCCGAGTTTGAGTACGGTTTTGAGTTCGGGCAGTCTGTAGGAAAACTGCGCGTCGACGCTGCTCCAGGCGGGTAGCCACACGTCGCCCTGCGTGATGCCCTGCTCATACCACATCCGGTCGGTCCAGCGGTAAGCGAGCGTCATACCCAGCCGGTTTGTCAGGTACGGGTTGCTCAGGGCAACAGTGTAGCGGTTGGCGGGCGAATTGAAGTACGTTCGGCCTAACTGGGCAACTTCAGGATTGCTCGTCAACCGTTGTACGACCGGTGCTCCCGCCCGGTCGTTGCGGACATTGCCACTGGCGTCGCGCAGGGTAACCAGGCCGATTTGATGTGTGAAGTTGCCGCTGAGCGTGTAGCCCCGGGCGAAGCTGTAATCGATACCGATACTGGCCCCCGGACAAAAAAATCGTTGGGGCTATTTCGGTTCAGCAGCAACGTGCGGTAGCTGGTTGGGGTGAGCAGGGACGATACCCCGGCGGTGGCCGACAGTGGCTGGTAGACCAGTTCGGGCGTGATCAGATCGGTATAGTGGCTACTGAAGTAAGCGCCATCGATCGCTAGTTTTCCGTTGATGAGGGCTTTGTACCCCACCTCCCACGTGCTGACTTTTTCGGTACGCATCGGCTCGGCCGACACCGTCAATGGCTGGGGGGCGTTTGCGGCTGTGGGCGCACGCTGGTAAACGACTGCGTCGGTTTGCCGGTAAGCCCGGTTGGTATCAAGCCCGGCTGCGCGGTAAGCGACGGCCATACCGCCAACCTCCCCAGCCAGGCTACGGGGTGCGATGCCGAACAGCTGATCGGGGGAAGGATTGCGAAACGCCGACTGCCATGAAGCCCGGAACACGTGTACGCCCAGCTGAACGGCTACTGATGCCCGGGGGTAAACCCGCCCGTTACGTACTGATTTTTGTCGTACCGAACCGCCACCAGTGGCCGGACTGTCACAGGGCCCAGCGCCACCGTTTTGGCTGCCTGCACGTAACCCCCGGTTTCGTTGATGGTGTATTCCGCGCCATTGGGCTGACGGGCAAACAGCGTACCACCCGATTCGAGTAGGTACTGCCGAAAACTGGCTCCGACTGTTACCTCAACGATGTCTGCCAGCGCCGATACCGTATACATGCCTTCGTAGTGCCACAGCTGCGAATTGTCGCGGAAGCGCAGGCCAAGCGCACGGGGTGTGCCGGGAATAGAGTCGGTATTGGCCGTGTTGGCGAACGCGTCGCGAACCCGGTTAAAATCGGTCGAACCGGGCAGGTAACGACCGCGGTTGGCGGTGAAGCGGGCGTCGCCGATCGACACTTTGTTTTCGACGTAAGCCAGCCCCACTTCGGCCGCCCACTGATTCAGCGATTTCCAGCTGTTGTTGACGGCTCTGGCTGTCAGGCCAATGTTCCAGCCTTCCGCCTGTTGCTGCGTCGTGTAGACGCGGACAAAGAAATTGTCGCCTTTGATTTCGGCCCTGAACTGGTTGCGCCGATAGTTCGGGAGGTAGTTGCGGAACCCGGCCGTCTCGATCAGATTGCCGTTGCCGAAATACCAGCCTATGCTTGCTTCTACGTTACTGCCAAACCGGTAATGCAGCGACGCATTTGCCCGGTTGTTGAACACCCGGCCCTGATTGCCCAGCAGATCGAGTTCGGTGTAGCCAGTTCGCGTAACGAGTTTGTTTTGCAGGCTGGTATTGGCGTAGCTGGCCGGAAAGCGAAAGGCACCCCCGTTGCTCAGATCGTCGCCGTAGCTATTGACGCCATCGTATTCAAAGTTGGTGTTGGGGTCGTTGTTGGGGCGAAATGCAAGGCCCGTTGCCAGACCGCTCCGGCTGGCGTCGATCGCGAAAAAGCCGGGGCGGGTCGCTGCCGATCTATCGGTATAATCGTCGGCGATGAAGTCGGTGCCGGTCAGCCGCTGAAAATTTACTTTCACCGCCAGGCGGTCGCCCAGTTGCAGGGCGTAGCGCAGGCCGTAGTCGGCGTAGGTTTTGGGGCCAAAACCGGGTTTGCCGAAGTTGTTGGCCCCCAGCGTTGCCCGAACACTCAGCCCCTGATACTCAAACGGGCTTTTGCTGGTCGTCAGCATCAGCCCCTGTAAGGCGTCGGGACCGTACTGAGCCGATGAAGCGCCGGGCCGTAGTTCGATCGTTTCAACGTCCAGGTCGGGCAGGCCCGCTACGTTACCGAACCCGAAGCCAAGCCCCGGTGAGCGATTGTCCATGCCATCAATCAACTGCACCACCCGCCCATTGGTCGTTGAGCCAAACCCCCGCATGTTGACGGATTTAAACAGGAAACTGGACGTCAGCAGATCGACGCCCTTGATGTTCTGCAACGCATCGAAGGGCGATAGGGCGGGGGAGCTGGCCAGATGACGCGTCTGGATTTTTTCGACCGTGACGCCTTCCAGCGGCTGTTCGTCGGTGGCTTTGCTATCGGCTGTCAGCACTGTTTCGGGCACGGCAACTTCGGCACGCAGCTGTACATCGACGGCGCGAAAGTTGCCGCTACGTACCTTGATTCGCTCGTCGCGGTAACCGGTTCGCGAAATCAGCAGGAGCAGGGGTAATGAATGATCGGTTGGCAGCGAAAATGTACCATTGGGTAGCGAAACGGTACTGGCTGAGGTGCCCTGGATACTAAGTTTAACCCCTCCCAAAGGTTGCTGCTGCTCATCGGTAACCGTGCCGCCCAGAATAAGCTGGGCGTGCACTGCCGTCAGCGTGAGCCAGCCGATCAGGAGTAGAACGTAACGTTTCATAAGCGGTTGGAAAAGCATCTATGACGAGGCTATCGTAAAGATTAACAAAAATAGCCCTTAAACAACCCCCCAGTCTACCAGATGCCGGTAATCCTACCTACCGATTCAGCGGAAATACATACCAGCAGCGGACAAACCGGCTCTGACATCACCCCGGCAACTGACGGCTGCGGGGCAGAGTCGCTTACCTAAACTGGGAACTTAACGGCTGCTTTTAGTGTGAATTGGCCGGGTTTGTCACGCACCAGACCCATCGACCAACGTTCTGCACCGGTCGCTGCGTATGTGCTTCCCATTATGTCATACCGATTACCCGCCGTATTGTTCCTGTTGCTGTTTAGTGCCACTACTCTTCAAGCGCAAACCGCCCCGACCTACACCGTTACCCCCCAGCAGCAGACGTGGCTGGGCTACCTCAACCAGACCCGACTGAGTAAGCACTGGGGCCTTTGGCTGGATATCCACACCCGCCGGACCAGCTCGTTTCTCGACCGCTGGAGTATGCACCTCGTCAGGCCGGGCATCATCTACTATCCGTCCGACAACATCCGTGTGGTGGGGGGCTACACGTTCGCCAGACTTTACGCCCAGACAACGCCCGCCCCGACGCGCACCGAACACCGGCCGTGGCAGCAGATCAGCGTCGATACCCGGTACGGTCGCCTGCTGACCACGCAGCGGCTGCGCGTCGAGGAACGATTTATTCAGCGTACCAGCGGCTCCGAACTTCTCGATACCTACGGGTTCAACTGGCGTTTTCGGCTCATGCTGACGTTGCAATACCCGCTCATTCGCTCTGTAACGGCCCGGCATGTTCCATTGGCCGTATTTCAAAATGAGGTAATGGTCAACGCGGGTCATCAGATCACCTACAACGTGTTCGATCAGAATCGATTATTTGTCGGCATCACGTACCCCTTTAGCAAATCGCTGTCAGTGCAGGCGGGGTACATGAACCAGTTCACCCAACAGCCGTCCGGCAACGCCTTCGTGAGCAATCACATTGCCCGGGTGTTTTTGATTCACAACATTTCCAAAGAGTGAAAGAGCGAAAGAGTGATCTTGCCGGATGGCCACTCTTTCGCTCTTTCGCTCTTTCACTCTTTCACTCTTTATTTCTCAAACAGCCCCGTTAGCTCGCCGTATTCCAGAATATGCCCCTGCATGGCGTCGAGCAGGTTTTGGCGGTCGGGGATGCGGTTGAACGAAAGTGTGGTATCGAGGGCATACACGCGGAACGTGTAGCGGTGTCGGTCGAAGGGGGGGCAGGGCGGTACAAAACGCTGTTCGTTCATACCGTTGTCGCCAAGCTTGCCGCCCAGCAACAGCATCTGCTCAGGTGTAACGCCTTCCGGGAGGCTGCGAACCGTGGGCGGCAGGTTGTACACAACCCAATGCGAAAAATTGAAAATGGGGAAACGGGCCAGCACAGCATCGTAATCGGTAGCCAGCAGCGCATAACTTCTGACACCTGCTGTGGTACTGCTCCAATCCAGGGCGGGGGAGTTGCCCGGCCCCTTGCAGCTACAGGCCATCGGCAGGTCGCCACCGGGCGGAAACGATTGGCTCGACAGCGTTATGGTTCTGGGTAATGTCGCCAGAGTAATATCTTCTTCACGGCGATGGCCCCTCGCCCGAATGTGCAGCACGAGCAATAGTAGAATCAGTACGATAAGAAAACCTGTCAGGATTCGCCAAATCATACGCAAATAAAGAAGCCGGTTGTGTACGTTCGTCGTAGCTACCAACCGGCTCCCTGCAAGAAAGTTTGTTAAATGCGGATTAAGCCGCTTTACTGCTCGTTGCCCGGCGCAGCGGCATCGCCCGTGGCGAGGGCTTGCTGTTCAGCGTTTCGTCGAGTACCTGCTCCGATACCATATCCAGGTGGTTGGCCCGTTTTAGCACGTAGTTAAACGGCAGGTTGAAGTAGTTGGCCACTTCGCTGCGGAAACTGTCGGGGAATTTCGACAGGCGCAGGCCAAAGAACTTCTGCACTTCGGCTTCGGGCAACAGAGCCGCGAGGGCCGCTTTTTCCGCTTCGGCCAGCAACTGCGCCCGCGAGGTATACAGATGATTCAGGCCGATGGATGCCGCCAGTATATTCAGGAACAGGTTCTTGTACATGGCCG is part of the Spirosoma rhododendri genome and encodes:
- a CDS encoding YbhB/YbcL family Raf kinase inhibitor-like protein; protein product: MIWRILTGFLIVLILLLLVLHIRARGHRREEDITLATLPRTITLSSQSFPPGGDLPMACSCKGPGNSPALDWSSTTAGVRSYALLATDYDAVLARFPIFNFSHWVVYNLPPTVRSLPEGVTPEQMLLLGGKLGDNGMNEQRFVPPCPPFDRHRYTFRVYALDTTLSFNRIPDRQNLLDAMQGHILEYGELTGLFEK
- a CDS encoding DUF2490 domain-containing protein, with the protein product MSYRLPAVLFLLLFSATTLQAQTAPTYTVTPQQQTWLGYLNQTRLSKHWGLWLDIHTRRTSSFLDRWSMHLVRPGIIYYPSDNIRVVGGYTFARLYAQTTPAPTRTEHRPWQQISVDTRYGRLLTTQRLRVEERFIQRTSGSELLDTYGFNWRFRLMLTLQYPLIRSVTARHVPLAVFQNEVMVNAGHQITYNVFDQNRLFVGITYPFSKSLSVQAGYMNQFTQQPSGNAFVSNHIARVFLIHNISKE
- a CDS encoding TonB-dependent receptor plug domain-containing protein, with amino-acid sequence MKRYVLLLIGWLTLTAVHAQLILGGTVTDEQQQPLGGVKLSIQGTSASTVSLPNGTFSLPTDHSLPLLLLISRTGYRDERIKVRSGNFRAVDVQLRAEVAVPETVLTADSKATDEQPLEGVTVEKIQTRHLASSPALSPFDALQNIKGVDLLTSSFLFKSVNMRGFGSTTNGRVVQLIDGMDNRSPGLGFGFGNVAGLPDLDVETIELRPGASSAQYGPDALQGLMLTTSKSPFEYQGLSVRATLGANNFGKPGFGPKTYADYGLRYALQLGDRLAVKVNFQRLTGTDFIADDYTDRSAATRPGFFAIDASRSGLATGLAFRPNNDPNTNFEYDGVNSYGDDLSNGGAFRFPASYANTSLQNKLVTRTGYTELDLLGNQGRVFNNRANASLHYRFGSNVEASIGWYFGNGNLIETAGFRNYLPNYRRNQFRAEIKGDNFFVRVYTTQQQAEGWNIGLTARAVNNSWKSLNQWAAEVGLAYVENKVSIGDARFTANRGRYLPGSTDFNRVRDAFANTANTDSIPGTPRALGLRFRDNSQLWHYEGMYTVSALADIVEVTVGASFRQYLLESGGTLFARQPNGAEYTINETGGYVQAAKTVALGPVTVRPLVAVRYDKNQYVTGGFTPGHQ
- a CDS encoding RICIN domain-containing protein yields the protein MFAKDGTLVRTLWSGVSLNAGAYTKYWDGLDDKGQTAANATYDIRLISNNVSYTWEGVIGNSSFGNSQGNGLQRAFIRTKGMAIAGDYAYYGAGYAEGNPSQARFALSNPQQRLDFFPKGSTDQATLFVATDGKLVYWAGYDGYDNGNKWFVFATRTADNGEQSFANGQALKMAMGRTYASAIDVINGAAGVVTGMAVQKNGKYLFVSHKSRHQIRVLDKTTGNLVQSLFFNDAAGLSVDGQDNLWIINGNTVSRFTVNNDGTLSNATLSLSGLNSPMALAVSPDNQTVVVADGGDSQQVKAYSNSTGASVWTLGQAGGYRTDPTVANDKFYFSDASGGINDTFVAFAPDGSFWVGDSGNYRVQHYSAGRSYIDRIMYLQNNYSSFIDQNNPNRLFAEFLEFAVDYSKPLGGTNGSWTLVKNWRAAMPANYFESLTINHTYITNIFRDVLTLSNGRVYGFLRRFNDNKWVLAELPANGPLRITKIAFDAQNRYTYHIASDGSLRQSANNINGTSGSVVWESRRLTGFDADNDPVWAPATSYASAPVNSGGEPINWYGGQSRTGETTSSGVVVSFDEGKINGPTGAGYHLGGLRVGDNKWLWKTAMATTAAYKGPYPNDGAYDVGNGVEYGGGGIAVLDRSIFWNYHGEFWKGSQVNKWQHVYDNGLLLGIFGKTGPEVRIEAPDGRPVAGMAGNVYFGTAVRASNGVTYLYHGEESGWGGIHRWRIDNMQSIQEQVIGLKSLDSYAVSTTTPGTEGIDLLSGLSPSSVLQDGTAGWNRNPAAENTAGADNKWTAKTSIMSYDRFASPDLYVNFSKASTQYTVTRDLGNNTNLGSWSLQGVISFDNTNPNNGTPGQSDSGGSYFEVLDNAGKVLARLYNQVFFDQAGTPVKTMGNGQQIAQGYYFDPASAVGSAADAINISLSNGSLTIKYRDYPAVTTGALEAGGNLQNPRTVRLFFWCNGRNYERTIDIQQLRFITGVTTASVAPTPTPTPTTPTFATSGKVYTIKAKQSAKFIDVSGQSVADGESIIQWTYNGGKNQQWKLTQATGSYFTFQSVNSGKVLDIVSASTADGAKVNQWSANGQTNQQFKLVDAGSGYVNIVVNNSQKCLDITNQSTADGAAIVQNTCGGSDSQKFLLSEIASGSGRLSAVDIQPEAGFNLFAYPNPATDLITITGAKDQLVTFTDLTGHTLLEVTCVSDAEQVSVQSLPMGSYIVRRHSALNPVSQKLLIVR
- a CDS encoding TonB-dependent receptor domain-containing protein; the encoded protein is MGVHVFRASWQSAFRNPSPDQLFGIAPRSLAGEVGGMAVAYRAAGLDTNRAYRQTDAVVYQRAPTAANAPQPLTVSAEPMRTEKVSTWEVGYKALINGKLAIDGAYFSSHYTDLITPELVYQPLSATAGVSSLLTPTSYRTLLLNRNSPNDFFVRGPVSVSITASPGATRSAATSHIKSAWLPCATPVAMSATTGREHRSYNG